The Buteo buteo chromosome 3, bButBut1.hap1.1, whole genome shotgun sequence genome has a window encoding:
- the TP53INP1 gene encoding tumor protein p53-inducible nuclear protein 1 isoform X4, translating into MFQRLNNMLMGEIDSLSSQEPEFSEKEDDEWILVDFIGGLTTIKVETSPMENLLIEHPSMSVYAVHNACHSLNETGCGDEEFRSPGSPRLEARNETGQRVHCYVTALATRSTFLEKNKSFRPTHWLKEHNERHYLNRNSLRRQNLTRDCHSRQIKHNGLFVHQPCQRQFNY; encoded by the exons ATGTTCCAGAGGTTAAATAACATGCTCATGGGAGAGATTGATAGCTTGTCCAGCCAAGAGCCAGAGTTCAGTGAGAAGGAGGACGACGAGTGGATTCTAGTTGACTTTATAG GTGGATTAACCACTATCAAAGTGGAAACCAGTCCAATGGAGAACCTCCTAATAGAGCATCCCAGCATGTCTGTGTATGCTGTCCACAATGCCTGTCACAGCCTTAATGAGACTGGATGTGGAGATGAGGAGTTTCGCAGCCCAGGTAGTCCCAG ACTGGAGGCCCGAAATGAAACAGGACAGCGTGTTCACTGCTATGTCACAGCTCTTGCTACTCGTTcaacttttctggaaaaaaacaagagctTTCGTCCTACCCACTGGTTAAAAGAACATAATGAAAGACACTATCTCAACAGAAACAGTCTCCGTCGCCAAAACCTTACCAGGGATTGCCACTCTCGGCAAATCAAGCACAACGGACTGTTTGTTCACCAGCCTTGCCAGCGTCAGTTCAATTACTGA
- the TP53INP1 gene encoding tumor protein p53-inducible nuclear protein 1 isoform X2: protein MFQRLNNMLMGEIDSLSSQEPEFSEKEDDEWILVDFIDTCTNCSAEEVDIAEASAADGSPVFSCLPSPLEHLPEASESCFIQFESCPMEESWFITPPPCFTAGGLTTIKVETSPMENLLIEHPSMSVYAVHNACHSLNETGCGDEEFRSPGSPRLEARNETGQRVHCYVTALATRSTFLEKNKSFRPTHWLKEHNERHYLNRNSLRRQNLTRDCHSRQIKHNGLFVHQPCQRQFNY, encoded by the exons ATGTTCCAGAGGTTAAATAACATGCTCATGGGAGAGATTGATAGCTTGTCCAGCCAAGAGCCAGAGTTCAGTGAGAAGGAGGACGACGAGTGGATTCTAGTTGACTTTATAG ACACTTGCACTAATTGCTCTGCAGAGGAAGTGGACATCGCTGAGGCATCAGCTGCAGATGGCTCGCCCGTGTTCTCTTGTTTACCATCTCCCTTGGAACACTTGCCGGAGGCCAGCGAGTCTTGCTTCATCCAGTTTGAGTCGTGTCCTATGGAGGAGAGCTGGTTTATTACCCCTCCCCCATGTTTCACTGCAGGTGGATTAACCACTATCAAAGTGGAAACCAGTCCAATGGAGAACCTCCTAATAGAGCATCCCAGCATGTCTGTGTATGCTGTCCACAATGCCTGTCACAGCCTTAATGAGACTGGATGTGGAGATGAGGAGTTTCGCAGCCCAGGTAGTCCCAG ACTGGAGGCCCGAAATGAAACAGGACAGCGTGTTCACTGCTATGTCACAGCTCTTGCTACTCGTTcaacttttctggaaaaaaacaagagctTTCGTCCTACCCACTGGTTAAAAGAACATAATGAAAGACACTATCTCAACAGAAACAGTCTCCGTCGCCAAAACCTTACCAGGGATTGCCACTCTCGGCAAATCAAGCACAACGGACTGTTTGTTCACCAGCCTTGCCAGCGTCAGTTCAATTACTGA
- the TP53INP1 gene encoding tumor protein p53-inducible nuclear protein 1 isoform X1: MFQRLNNMLMGEIDSLSSQEPEFSEKEDDEWILVDFIADTCTNCSAEEVDIAEASAADGSPVFSCLPSPLEHLPEASESCFIQFESCPMEESWFITPPPCFTAGGLTTIKVETSPMENLLIEHPSMSVYAVHNACHSLNETGCGDEEFRSPGSPRLEARNETGQRVHCYVTALATRSTFLEKNKSFRPTHWLKEHNERHYLNRNSLRRQNLTRDCHSRQIKHNGLFVHQPCQRQFNY, encoded by the exons ATGTTCCAGAGGTTAAATAACATGCTCATGGGAGAGATTGATAGCTTGTCCAGCCAAGAGCCAGAGTTCAGTGAGAAGGAGGACGACGAGTGGATTCTAGTTGACTTTATAG CAGACACTTGCACTAATTGCTCTGCAGAGGAAGTGGACATCGCTGAGGCATCAGCTGCAGATGGCTCGCCCGTGTTCTCTTGTTTACCATCTCCCTTGGAACACTTGCCGGAGGCCAGCGAGTCTTGCTTCATCCAGTTTGAGTCGTGTCCTATGGAGGAGAGCTGGTTTATTACCCCTCCCCCATGTTTCACTGCAGGTGGATTAACCACTATCAAAGTGGAAACCAGTCCAATGGAGAACCTCCTAATAGAGCATCCCAGCATGTCTGTGTATGCTGTCCACAATGCCTGTCACAGCCTTAATGAGACTGGATGTGGAGATGAGGAGTTTCGCAGCCCAGGTAGTCCCAG ACTGGAGGCCCGAAATGAAACAGGACAGCGTGTTCACTGCTATGTCACAGCTCTTGCTACTCGTTcaacttttctggaaaaaaacaagagctTTCGTCCTACCCACTGGTTAAAAGAACATAATGAAAGACACTATCTCAACAGAAACAGTCTCCGTCGCCAAAACCTTACCAGGGATTGCCACTCTCGGCAAATCAAGCACAACGGACTGTTTGTTCACCAGCCTTGCCAGCGTCAGTTCAATTACTGA
- the TP53INP1 gene encoding tumor protein p53-inducible nuclear protein 1 isoform X5, which yields MFQRLNNMLMGEIDSLSSQEPEFSEKEDDEWILVDFIDTCTNCSAEEVDIAEASAADGSPVFSCLPSPLEHLPEASESCFIQFESCPMEESWFITPPPCFTAGGLTTIKVETSPMENLLIEHPSMSVYAVHNACHSLNETGCGDEEFRSPGSPRAKKSCLRHTGTTGGPK from the exons ATGTTCCAGAGGTTAAATAACATGCTCATGGGAGAGATTGATAGCTTGTCCAGCCAAGAGCCAGAGTTCAGTGAGAAGGAGGACGACGAGTGGATTCTAGTTGACTTTATAG ACACTTGCACTAATTGCTCTGCAGAGGAAGTGGACATCGCTGAGGCATCAGCTGCAGATGGCTCGCCCGTGTTCTCTTGTTTACCATCTCCCTTGGAACACTTGCCGGAGGCCAGCGAGTCTTGCTTCATCCAGTTTGAGTCGTGTCCTATGGAGGAGAGCTGGTTTATTACCCCTCCCCCATGTTTCACTGCAGGTGGATTAACCACTATCAAAGTGGAAACCAGTCCAATGGAGAACCTCCTAATAGAGCATCCCAGCATGTCTGTGTATGCTGTCCACAATGCCTGTCACAGCCTTAATGAGACTGGATGTGGAGATGAGGAGTTTCGCAGCCCAGGTAGTCCCAG GGCCAAGAAAAGCTGCTTAAGGCACACTGGCACA ACTGGAGGCCCGAAATGA
- the TP53INP1 gene encoding tumor protein p53-inducible nuclear protein 1 isoform X3, whose product MFQRLNNMLMGEIDSLSSQEPEFSEKEDDEWILVDFIADTCTNCSAEEVDIAEASAADGSPVFSCLPSPLEHLPEASESCFIQFESCPMEESWFITPPPCFTAGGLTTIKVETSPMENLLIEHPSMSVYAVHNACHSLNETGCGDEEFRSPGSPRAKKSCLRHTGTTGGPK is encoded by the exons ATGTTCCAGAGGTTAAATAACATGCTCATGGGAGAGATTGATAGCTTGTCCAGCCAAGAGCCAGAGTTCAGTGAGAAGGAGGACGACGAGTGGATTCTAGTTGACTTTATAG CAGACACTTGCACTAATTGCTCTGCAGAGGAAGTGGACATCGCTGAGGCATCAGCTGCAGATGGCTCGCCCGTGTTCTCTTGTTTACCATCTCCCTTGGAACACTTGCCGGAGGCCAGCGAGTCTTGCTTCATCCAGTTTGAGTCGTGTCCTATGGAGGAGAGCTGGTTTATTACCCCTCCCCCATGTTTCACTGCAGGTGGATTAACCACTATCAAAGTGGAAACCAGTCCAATGGAGAACCTCCTAATAGAGCATCCCAGCATGTCTGTGTATGCTGTCCACAATGCCTGTCACAGCCTTAATGAGACTGGATGTGGAGATGAGGAGTTTCGCAGCCCAGGTAGTCCCAG GGCCAAGAAAAGCTGCTTAAGGCACACTGGCACA ACTGGAGGCCCGAAATGA